A window of Streptomyces broussonetiae genomic DNA:
CCCTGACCGCGCTGCCCGCGCTGCTGACCGTACTCGGCAGGCGGGCCGAGCACCGGGCGCGGCGGCAGGCGGAGCGCGGCAGGCCCTCCCGGCGCCCGCGCGGCGGGAACGACGGCCGGCTCTGGGCCGCGCTGCTGCGCCCCGCCGCCCGGCACCCGCTCGCCACCCTGTGCTGCTCGCTGCTCGCCCTGCTCGCCCTCGCCCTCCCGCTGACCGGCCTGAAGATCACCGAGATGGGCCGGGACACCCACTCCCGCGCGATCCCCGCGATGCGGGTGTACGACCGGCTCAACGCGGAGTTCCCCGGGCAGCGGGTCGCCCACCAGGTCGTCGTACAGGCCCCTGCCGCACGCTCGGCCCAGGTCACCGGGGAACTGCGCGAACTGGCCCACCGGGCCGCCGCCGACCCGCTGTTCACCGGCTACGCCCGCATCCGCACCTCCGCCGACCACCGGACCAGCACCCTGGAACTGCGGGTGCCGTACCTGGGCAACTCCCCGCAGGCCGGGGCCTCCCTCGAGCATCTGCGCCACGACTACCTGCCCGGCACGGTCGGCAGGATCAGCGGCGCGCGGTACGCGGTGAGCGGCGACGTGGCCCGCTACGCCGACTATCCGGCCCATCAGGACGGCAAACTGCCCCTGGTTCTGGGCGCATTGCTGCTGGTGACGTTCCTGATGACGCTGTACGCCTTCCGCTCGGTCGTGCTCGGCGTGCTCGGTGTCGTACTGAACCTGCTGTCGGCGGCGGCCGCGCTCGGTCTGCTCGTGCTGGTCTTCCAGCACGGCTGGGCCGAGGGGCTGCTGGACTTCCGCTCCACCGGGTCGATCGGCTCGCGCGTCCCGCTGTTCCTCTTCGTGATCCTCTTCGGCCTGTCGATGGACTACCAGGTGTTCGTGGTCAGCCGGATCCGGGAGGCGGTACTCGCCGGCGTACCCACCCGGCGGGCCGTCGTCGAGGGCATCCGCCGGTCGGCGAGCGTGGTGACCAGCGCGGCCGTGATCATGACGACCGTCTTCGTGAGCTTTGTCTTCCTGCACCTCATCGAGATGAAGCAGATCGGATTCGTGCTCGCCGCGGCCGTCCTGCTGGACGCCTTCGTGGTGCGCGTTCTGCTCCTGCCCGCGGCCCTGTTGCTGCTCGGCGAGCGCACCTGGTGGCCCGTGCGGCCGTCGAAGAACGCCGCTCCCGGCCGCAACCCCGCGCTGGTGGACGTAGGTTGACAGGCATGACCACGACCGCCGACGCCCTGTGGGCGACCTCCCTGCGCCGCTGGAACGCGGTGTGCTGGGTCCTGTTCGCCGCGATGGCGGTCGGGATCACCGCACTGAGCCACGGCGTCGACCGGTACGCGGCCCTCGCCCTGCTGGGCAGCGTGGCCCTGTGCTTCGCCGTGCTGGACCGCCGCCCCGCCCATCGCGTCGTACGGCCGCACGGGTACCTCGTGGTGCTGGTGATCGCCCTGTGCGGTCTCGCCTACCTGCGGACCAGTTACGCGGCCCTGTTCATGGTCACGCTGCCGCACTACTGGATGTTCGGCCGCACCCCGAGGATCTCCCTCGCGTTCCTGGGGCTGGCCACCGTCGGCACGCTGCTGGGGAGCTGGGTGCGGCAGGGCTGGTCCGGCGAGTTCTTCGGCGAGTCGGTCGTGGGCACGCTGATCGTGGTCGCGGTGGGCGTCCTGATCGGACTGTGGGCCCGTGCGGTGGTCGAGCAGAGCAGCGAACGCGCCCGGCTGATCGAGGAGTTGGAGCGCACCCAGGCGGAGCTGACCGAGGCGCATCTGCGACAGGGCGCGGCAGAGGAGCGGGAGCGGATGGCCCGGGAGATCCACGACACGCTCGCGCAGGGCTTCGCCTCGATCGTCGTCCTGGCGGAGGCGGCCCGGGCCGGGCTCGCCATCGACCCCGGTCGCAGCGCCCGGCAGCTGGTGTCGATCGAGTCGACCGCCCGGGAGAACCTGGCGGAGGCCAGGGAGCTGGTCGGCTCGGCCCGGGCGGGCGGGGCGCACCCCGGCTCGGTGGCGCAGACCCTGCAGCGGATCGTGGAGCGGTTCGCCGAGGACACCGGGCTGAGCGTGGCCGTCGAGCTGGCCGACCTGGACTTCGACCAGCAGACCCGGATCGCGCTGCTGCGCTGCACCCAGGAGTCCCTGGCCAACGTGCGCAAGCACGCCCGTGCCTCGACGGTCGGGGTGGTGCTGGCCCGGCGTCCCCACGGCGTGGAGCTGGAGGTGACGGACGACGGCACCGGATTCGTGGTCGAGGCCTCCACGGGCTTCGGCCTCGACGGGATGCGCAAACGGCTCGCCGAGCTGGGCGGGCGGCTCACGGTGACCAGTTCGGTCGGGGACGGGACGAGGATCCTGGCGGTGATCCCGGCATGAGCGCACAGGTGCAGGTGCTGCGGGTCGTCGTGGTGGACGACCACACCGTGATGCGGGCCGGGGTGATCGCCCTGCTGGACGGGGAGGCGGACATCGAGGTGGTCGGCGAGGCGAGCGACGGCCGCGCCGCCCTCGGCCTGATCGCCCGCCACGATCCGGACGTGGCCCTGGTCGACCTGCGTATGCCGGTGCTGGACGGGGTCGCGACGACCACCGAGATCGCCGCCCGGCACCCGCGCACCCGGGTGTTGATCCTCACCACCTACGACACCGACACCGACATCGAGCGTGGGGTCGAGGCCGGCGCCATCGGCTACCTGCTCAAGGACACCACCCGGGAGCAGCTGCTCGACGCGATCCGCTCGGCCGCCCGCGGCGAGACCGTGCTCGCGCCCCGGGTGGCGGAGAAGCTGGTCGCCCGGCTGCGGCGCCCCGTCCACGATCCGCTCACCGCCCGCGAGACCGATGTGCTGGGCGCGGTGGCCGACGGGCTCACCAACGCCGAGATCGGCCGCCGTCTCGTCATCTCCGAGGCCACCGTCAAGACACATCTGCTGCGCCTGTTCGCCAAACTGGACGTCAACGACCGGACGCGGGCGGTGGTCGTCGCGATGGAGCGGGGGCTGCTGCCCCGCCCGTGACGATCCCGGGGGGGGCAGCAGCCCCCACAGCCTCGGGGCCGTCCCCGAACCCGGCGGGCGTACGGCCCGTCCGCCACCCCGAAGCCGCATGCGCACAGGCGGGCTTCGCGGTACGGGACCAGGCCGCGGGGCACGGCAGGCGGGCTCGACGGCGACGGCGGCGGCAACAGGGTCGTGGAACTGCTCGGGCCGGCCGGGCTGTCGACGGGAGCTGCTCCTCCGTGCGCCCGGCGCGGCCGGCCACGGCACCACCGCGCGGGAACGGGGCCCGGTGCCGAGCGGCGCCGGGCCCCGTTCGCCGGGGGCTACAGGTTGCTGAAGTCAGGGCCCTTGGTACGGGTCCGCTTGATCTCGTAGAAGCCCGGCACCGACGCGACGGCGAGCGCGCCGTCCCACAGGCGGGCCGCCTCCTCGCCCTTGGGCGCGGGGGTGACGACCGGGCCGAAGAAGGCGATCTGCTCGCCGTCGGAGCCCGGGACCGCGATGACCGGGGTGCCGACGTCCTGGCCGACCTTGTCGATGCCCTCCTTGTGGGAGGCGCGCAGCTGGGCGTCGTAGGTGTCCTTGTCGGCGAACTCGATCAGCTCGGCCGGCAGGTCCGCGTCGGCGAGGGCGGCGGCGATGCTGTCGCGGTTCACCCCGAGGCCCTCGTTGTGGAAGCGGGTGCCGAGCGCGGTGTACAGCCGACCGACCACCTCGTCGCCGTGCAGCTGCTGGGCCGCGATCACCACCCGGACCGGCCACCAGGTCGTGCCGCCGGGCCGCATGTTCTCGGCGTAGTCCGCGGGCAGCTCCTCCAGCCTGTTCTCGTTGAGCACCGACAGGCTCATCACGTGCCAGCGGACCTCGATGTCGCGGACCTTCTCCACTTCCAGTACCCACCGGGAGGTCATCCAGGCCCACGGGCACACGGGGTCGAACCAGAAGTCGACGGGGGTCTTCTCCGACATGTCTCTCCTCAAGGGGAACTCTTTCCCGCAAGAACGCCCGTGCCGGCCCGGCCATTCCCCGGTGTCACCCGTCAGGGGCACATGGCAGGATCGGTCCTGTTCAGCCGTCATCCGCAAGCCGTCATCCATGCGATCACGAGGGAGTGCCGCACGTGCCCGGTGAGAATCTGTCCCGCGACGAGGCCCGGGAGCGGGCCGCCCTGCTGTCCGTCGACGGATACGACGTGTCCCTGGACCTGAGGTCCGCCGTCGGCGGCGACGAGGGACCACAGGGCCGGGCAGGGGCGCCGCGCACCTTCCGCTCGGTGACCACGATCCGCTTCCGCTGCAACGAGCCGGGCGCGGCGAGCTTCGCCGATCTGATCGCCCCGAGCGTGACCTCGGTGTCGCTGAACGGCCGGGACCTGGACCCGGGCGAGGTCTTCGACGGCGCGCGGATCGCGCTGGAGGACCTGGCCGCGGAGAACGAGCTGGTGGTCGACGCCCAGTGCGCCTATTCCCGCACGGGTGAGGGCATGCACCGCTTCGTGGACCCCGAGGACGGCGAGGTCTACCTCTACACGCAGTACGAGCCGGCCGACGCCCGCCGCGTCTTCGCGAACTTCGAGCAGCCGGACCTCAAGGCCCCCTACCGCTTCGAGGTCCAGGCCCCCGAGGGCTGGACGGTGTGGAGCAACGGCGCGGGTGAACGGGTGGACGGCGTCTGGCGGTTCGCCGAGACGAAGCCGATCTCGACGTACATCACGTGTGTGGTGGCGGGGCCGTACCACTACGTCACCGACTCCTACACGCGCACGTTCGAGGACGGCTCCAAGCTGGAGATCCCGCTCGGCGCGATGTGCCGCAAGGGGCTCGCCCCGCACTTCGACGCCGACGACGTCTTCCTGATCACCAGGCAGGGCCTGGACTTCTTCCACGACCACTTCGACTACCCGTACCCGTTCGGGAAGTACGACCAGGCGTTCGTGCCCGAGTACAACCTGGGCGCGATGGAGAACCCGGGTCTGGTGACCTTCCGCGAGGAGTACATCTTCCGCGGGAAGGTGACGCAGGCGTCGTACGAGGCGCGGGCCAACGTCATCCTGCACGAGATGGCGCACATGTGGTTCGGCGACCTGGTCACCATGGAGTGGTGGGACGACCTGTGGCTGAAGGAGTCCTTCGCCGACTTCATGGGCTCGTTCGCGAGTGTGGGCGCGACGCGCTTCACCGACGCCTGGATCACCTTCGCCAACCGCCGCAAGGCCTGGGCGTACCGCGCGGACCAGTTGCCCTCCACGCACCCGATCACGGCGGACATCCGTGACCTCGAGGACGCGAAGCTGAACTTCGACGGCATCACGTACGCCAAGGGCGCCTCGGTGCTCAAGCAGCTGGGCGCGTACGTCGGCCAGGAGGCGTTCCTGGAGGGCGCCCGTCGCTACTTCAAGCGGCACGCGTACGGCAACACGCGCCTCGGTGACCTGCTGTCGGTGCTGGGCGAGACCAGTGGCCGGGACATGTCCGCGTGGACGCGCGCCTGGCTGCAGACGGCCGGGGTGAACTCGCTGACCCCGCAGGTGCTACTGGATCCCGCGAGCGGCCGGATCACCGAGCTGGCGGTCGTCCAGGAGGCCCCCGAGTCGCACCCCGAGGAGCGCCCGCACCGGGTCGCGGTGGGCCTGTACCGCCGTACTCCCGAGGGCCTGCTCGAGCGGTACGCGCGCGTGGAGACGGACGTGGAGGGTCCGCGTACGGTCGTGGCCGAGGTGGCGGGCGCCGAGGCGCCGGAGCTGGTGCTGGTCAACGACGACGACCTGACGTACTGCAAGATCCGCTTCGACGAGACCTCACTGGCCACGCTCCGGGAGCACCTGGGCGCGCTGACGGATCCGCTGGCGCGTGCCCTGTGCTGGTCGGCGCTGTGGAACATGACCCGCGACGCGCTGCTGCCGACGCGGGACTTCATCGCTCTCGTGCTGCGGTTCGCGGGCCGCGAGTCCGACATCGGTGTGCTCCAGATGCTGCATGCGTGGGCGGAGTCGGCGCTGGTGCACTACGCGGCGCCGGAGTGGCGGGAGCGGGGCGGCGCGCTGCTCGCGCAGGGCGCGGAGCGCGAGCTGTACGACGCCGAGCCGGGCAGCGAGCACCAGCTGGCGTGGGCCCGCTTCTACGCGCGCGTGGCGGACGGCCCGGACGGCCTCGCGCTGCTGCGGGGACTGCTGGACGGCACCTCGGGCATCGACGGGCTGGAGGTCGACCAGGAGCTGCGCTGGGCGTTCCTGGAGCCGCTGACCGCGCACGGGGCGGCGGACGAGTCGGTGCTGGCCGCCGAACTGGCCCGCGACGACACGGCGTCCGGCAAGCGGCACCACGTGCGGTGCCTGGCCGCGCGGCCGTCGGCGGCGGTCAAGGCGCAGGCGTGGGCGCAGGTCGTGGAGTCCGACGCCTTGTCGAACGCCCTCGTGGAGGCGACGATCGCGGGCTTCGACCAGGCCTCGCAGCGCGAGCTGACCGCGCCGTACGCCGAGAAGTACTTCGCGGTGATCGAGCGGGTGTGGCGGGAGCGGTCGATCCAGATCGGCATGGATGTCGTACGGGGGCTGTACCCCGCTCACCAGGACCGGCCGGAGACCGTCGAGGCGACGGACGAGTGGCTGGCGGCGCACCAGGACGCGGCGCCGGCGCTGCGCCGGCTGGTGCTGGAGGCACGGGACGACCTGGCGCGGGCGCTGCGCGCACAGGCGTGCGACGCGTCGGCCGGCACCCGCTGAGTCCTGGCCTGAGCCTGGCCGGCCGGTGACCGTTACGAGATTCGGGCAGGAGGAGCCGTAACCCCTGGTCCGCACCCGATCGGACCAGGGGTTTTCCCTCCCTCCTCGGCACCCGAACACCTGACCTTTAGTACCACCTTGTCCGCATTTCTCGACGGCCGTGTAACAGCGGTTAGGGGCGGGGCGGGGCCGGGGAATCCCGACGCCATGACGCACAACACCCCGCTCTCCCCCCGCCCCCTCCGCCACCTCTCCGAGGTGCACCGCCGCGTCCTGACGACGGCTCAGCTGCGCGCCCACGGCGTGACGACGGCCGAGGTGTCCGAGCAGTGCCGCCCCGGCGGCCCCTGGCAGACGCTGCTGCCGAACGTGGTCCTGCTGCACCCCGGGCCGCCGACGAGCGAGGAGCGTCTGCGCGGGGCCCTGCTGTACGCGGCCCGCGACGACGCGCCGGGCGTCCCGACCCAGCCGACGGCCGGGGAACCGCACGGCCCCGACTTCCCGGAGGCCGTGATCACCGGCCTGGCCGCGCTGACCCTGTACGGCTTCTCGGCCACTCCGCCGCTGCTCTCCCTGGACCACGTCGACGTCCTGGTCCCGCGCTCGCGCCGACTGCGTTCGGCCGGCTACGTCCGCGTCCTGCGCACCCCCGCGCTGCCCACGCCCCGCACGGTGACCGGACTGCCCGTGGCCCCCGTGCCCCGGGCACTGGCGGACGCGGTGACGGAGCTGACCGACCCGGAGGCGGTACGCCGGCTGCTGAGCGAGGCCGTACGCGCCGGGCACTGCGAACCGGCCGCCGTGGTCAAGGAGTTGACCCGGGCCAAGCTGCTGCACCAGCCGCACGTGGTCGACGCCGTGGACGCGCTGCTGGCGGAGGGCCGCTCGCGCGCCGAGGACGGCCTCTACCGCATGGTCCGCGAGTACGGGCTGCCCGACCCGGTCTGGAACGTCGACCTGCGGCTGCCCGGCGGCCCGCACCTCGGCGGCCTGGACGCGTACTGGCCCGACCAGGCCGTGGCGCTGGAGCTGGACACCCGGGCACCCCGCCCGGACCACCGGCAGGACGACGACGACCTGTGGTCCGAGTACGCCCGCAAGCGCGAGCACCTGGAACGCCTCGGGATCACCGTCGTCCACATCACGCCGAGGAAGCTCAGGGAGTCGCTCGAGCAGCAGGCCACGGTGGTCCGCACGGCCCTGATGGCGTCCGCCGACCGCGACCCGGCCGCGTATGTCGTGGTGCTTCCCCGGTAGTGACGGACCGGGAGGCATCAGGAGGGCGGCCGAGCGCCCTCAGGAGGGGAGAGGAGGGGCCACCGGGCCGATTCCGGTGGCCCCTCCTCGTGTCCTCGTACGTGACCGGGGCCCGCCCCCGGCCGTGACGCCGCGTACTCACCCGAGCGGCCGAGTCCAGCGGGTGGTGCCCGTCGGGGCGCGCTACACCGAGACGTATGCGACAGTCCCGGACAGCGGCGGGTGCGTCCTGCCTCGTGCTCGCAACAGCCCTTCTCACCGGGCTCACCGGGCCGGCGACGGCACAGGGGACACCCCGGACGGCGACCGTGGGCTATGTGGCCCTCGGCGACTCCTACTCCTCCGGTGTCGGCGCCGGCGACTACCTCCCCGGCCGCACGGAGTGCAAGCGCAGCAGCCGGGCCTACCCCGTGCTGTGGGCGGCGGCCCACCACGTGGAGTCCTTCGCCTTCCCCGCGTGCAACGGCGCCCGGACGAAGGATGTCCTCAGCGGCCAGCTCGACCCGCTCGGCCCGCCCACCAGGCTGGTCAGCCTGACCGTCGGCGGCAGCGACGCGGGCTTCAGCAGCGTCATGACGATCTGCGCGCTGGGCGGCACCTCCCGCTGTCTCGCGGCCGTCGACCGGGCGCGCGCCATCATGGACGACTCCCTCCCGCGCGACCTGGACCGGCTGTACTCGGCCATCAGGGACCGGGCTCCGGGCGCGCACGTCGTGGTGCTCGGCTATCCGCACCTGTACCACCTCAGGGGCACCTGCCGGACCGGCCTCGAGGACACCGCGCGCGCCGCCGTCGACAGCGCGGTGGACCACCTCGACACCGTGATCGCCAAGCGCTCGGCCGACCACGGGTTCACTTTCGCCGACGTCAGGTCCGCCTTCACCGGCCACGAGATCTGCTCCCCGAGCCCCTGGCTGCACAGCGTCGAACTGCTCAGGATCACCGAGTCGTACCACCCCACGGCACCGGGACAGTCCCGCGGCTACCTGCCGGCCCTCGACCGGGTCTCCTGACCGCCAGAGGCGGCTACAGCTCGTCCGCCGCCTCTTCGAGGCCGTGAACGTCGCCGAGCAGCGGGCTCTGGAGAAGGCCGGGTTCGCCCGCGAGTGCGTACCGTGCGCCGTCGTCCTCCGGGACGGCCGATGGCGCCACGGCGTCGCCCGCAGCGTGCTGCGCCACGATCCGCCGCCCGCCCACGTGTGCGGCGTACACCTCGTCGAGCAGGGTCGCGTACGCCGCGATCATCCTCGTCCGGCTGAAGCGCTCGCGGCTCAGCTCCAGCGCGGGCTGGAGGTCCGTGCGGGAGGCGAGGGCGGCGGTCCAGGCCAGGGCGATCGCGGCCGGGTCCGGCGGGGTGACGAAGCCGAGGCCCTCGACGATCGACGCGCTGTCGCCGACGTCGGTCGTCACCGGGACCGCGCCGCACATCATGCCCTCGATCAGGCACAGCGGCGCGGCCTCCCCCGAGACGGAGGTCAGGGCGACGACGTCGGCACCGGCGTACACGGCCGGCATGTCCTGTCGTACGCCGAGCAGGTGCACCCGGTCGGTGAGGGACGGCGCGTCCGCGAAGGCGTCGGCGAGGTCCGCGCGCAGCTCGGAGTTGCCCGGGGTCATCCCGGCGCCGCACAGCACCACGTGCCCGCCGCCCTCGCGGGCCAGCCAGGCGCGGGCGGCGGCGAGGAGGAGGGAGACGTTCTTCATCGCGGCGTACCGGGCCGCGAAGACGACCACCGGCGCGGCGGCCGGGATCCCGAGCGAGGCGCGGAAGGCCAGGCGCGCGGCCGGGTCCGGGCAGAAGCGCAGCAGGTCGACGCCGTTGGGAATGACGTGCAGCAGGTGGGCCGGGATGCCGGCGGCCTCGTAGGCGGCGCGGGTGGACTCGGCGCAGCACACGCACGCCACCACCGTGCCGTCGGCGATGGCGGCCTTCAGCTCCTCCAGCGCGGGACCCTGGTTCTCCGGGTCGGAGCGGTGCAGGCAGACCACGACCGGGCGGCGCGGCAGCCCGCCCTGGTTGAGCAGGGCCAGCGGCTGCTCCTTCAGGGAGAGGATCACCTCGGCCCCGGCCATGGCCCGCGCCGTTTCGGCCAGCTCGGGCCCGCTGAAAACGTTCGCCGCCAGGGAGCCGTCGACCAGCCCGGCGCTGCGCCCGAGCGAGGTGACGCCGACCCCGGACGCCGTCAGCGCCCGGTAGCAGGCGTCGTCCTCCATGCGCTGCCGGGTGGCCTCGCGCCGGACCTCGCCATGGATGCTGAGCACCTGGTGGGACTGGCCGCCCTCGGCCAGCCCCAGTACGACGTCGCTGTGCACGATCCGGGCCCCTCCGGAGAAGAAACCCTCGTAGACCGACAGCACACGCAGTCCGTGCGAAGCGCGCACACGACCACCCGCCTTGCATAAATGATCGAGAAGATCGAGCCATCCCCGTGAAGAGCGGGTTAGCCGATATGAGGCGGTACGAACATTGCATCCGCGTTAACACGGAACGACGTGAATGAAACGTTGGCTAACAGAATTCCCCTTCGAGGACCGGCGCCGTCTCCCCGCTCCAGTCACCGTTGAAATTGACGGCCACGGAGTGCCGGCCGTCCTGCGTCGTCGCCGCCTCGGACGCCGAGCCGTGAATGCCACCGGTGTGACCCCAGACGTGAACGCCGCAGGTCAGCCTGGTGTCCATCAGGCCGAGGCCGTAGCGGACGTTGGGTGCGATCCGGGTGTCGACCGTGGTCTTCATTTCCTTCAGCTGCCTCGGCGGAAGGAGCTTTCCGCCGAGCAGGGCGCTGTAGAAACGGTCCAGGTCGGCGGAGTCCGAGATCATCTCGCCCGCCGAGGAGGCGAAGGACGGGTTGAGCGTCGTCACGTCGTACGTGGGACCGTCCGGATCCGTGAATTTCGAGTACGCCCGGCTGCTCGGCCACGGGAGAGCGACCTTCGTGCCCGGCACCGAGGTCGCCGTCAGACGCAGCCGTCCGATGATGCGGCGCTCGATCTCGGCGGCATAGGGCCGGCCGGTCACCTTCTCGATCACCATTCCGGCGAGTACGTAATTGGTGTTGGAGTAGTTCCAGGAGGTGCCCGGCGCGAAGTCGGGCTTGTGCCGCATCGCGATCGCCACCAGGTCGCGCGCGCCGACGGTGTCGTAGCGGTGCTCGAGGAATCCGGCCTCGGTGAAGTACGTGCGCTGGAAGTCGGCGTCGGCGAGGTAGTCGTGGATGCCGCTGGTGTGGTTCAGCAGCCGGCGGACGGTGATGCGCCGGCCGTCGTTGCCGTTTCCGTGGACGACGCCCGGCAGCCACCGCTCCACCGTGTCGTCCAGGGAGATCCGGTGCTCCGCCTCCAGCTGGAGCAGGACGGTGGCGACGAAGGTCTTGGTGATGCTGGCGATGCGGTAGCGGTCGGCCGTCGAACGCGGCCTGCCCGTGCGCAGGTCGCCCACGCCCGCCGTGGTGGACCAGGCGCCGTGGGTGTCCTCGGCGGTGGCGGTGACGCCCGGCACGCCGGCCGCGACCGCCGCCTCGACGGCCCTGCGGGTCGCAAGGTGCCCGCCACCCTGCGCAGCCGATGCGGCCGGTGCCGCGAGGGCCGCCGAGACGAGCAGGGCGG
This region includes:
- a CDS encoding MMPL family transporter → MNSLTVRMARLSARHPWRALAGWLLFVALCLGVGSAVGTNSAKTADYRVGEAGRAEAMAAEGHLERLSTEQILISAHPNGALDEALAASAAHELTARMRHLPEVAQVADPVRSSDGRVLMVEVSLKGEELDAVDHVGALLAQTRAVQRAHPDLLVQETGSPSVSKGVDQQRDDDLALSEKISLPVTLVTLLIVFGSLTMAAVPLLLALSSIAAAVGLAMVASHLSPDAGVGTNIILMIGLAVGVDYTLFHLKREREERARSGGRLGTEALVELAAATSGRAVVVSGLAVVASTATLYLASDVIFSSLATGTVVVVLVAVASSLTALPALLTVLGRRAEHRARRQAERGRPSRRPRGGNDGRLWAALLRPAARHPLATLCCSLLALLALALPLTGLKITEMGRDTHSRAIPAMRVYDRLNAEFPGQRVAHQVVVQAPAARSAQVTGELRELAHRAAADPLFTGYARIRTSADHRTSTLELRVPYLGNSPQAGASLEHLRHDYLPGTVGRISGARYAVSGDVARYADYPAHQDGKLPLVLGALLLVTFLMTLYAFRSVVLGVLGVVLNLLSAAAALGLLVLVFQHGWAEGLLDFRSTGSIGSRVPLFLFVILFGLSMDYQVFVVSRIREAVLAGVPTRRAVVEGIRRSASVVTSAAVIMTTVFVSFVFLHLIEMKQIGFVLAAAVLLDAFVVRVLLLPAALLLLGERTWWPVRPSKNAAPGRNPALVDVG
- a CDS encoding sensor histidine kinase produces the protein MTTTADALWATSLRRWNAVCWVLFAAMAVGITALSHGVDRYAALALLGSVALCFAVLDRRPAHRVVRPHGYLVVLVIALCGLAYLRTSYAALFMVTLPHYWMFGRTPRISLAFLGLATVGTLLGSWVRQGWSGEFFGESVVGTLIVVAVGVLIGLWARAVVEQSSERARLIEELERTQAELTEAHLRQGAAEERERMAREIHDTLAQGFASIVVLAEAARAGLAIDPGRSARQLVSIESTARENLAEARELVGSARAGGAHPGSVAQTLQRIVERFAEDTGLSVAVELADLDFDQQTRIALLRCTQESLANVRKHARASTVGVVLARRPHGVELEVTDDGTGFVVEASTGFGLDGMRKRLAELGGRLTVTSSVGDGTRILAVIPA
- a CDS encoding response regulator → MSAQVQVLRVVVVDDHTVMRAGVIALLDGEADIEVVGEASDGRAALGLIARHDPDVALVDLRMPVLDGVATTTEIAARHPRTRVLILTTYDTDTDIERGVEAGAIGYLLKDTTREQLLDAIRSAARGETVLAPRVAEKLVARLRRPVHDPLTARETDVLGAVADGLTNAEIGRRLVISEATVKTHLLRLFAKLDVNDRTRAVVVAMERGLLPRP
- a CDS encoding DsbA family protein, with amino-acid sequence MSEKTPVDFWFDPVCPWAWMTSRWVLEVEKVRDIEVRWHVMSLSVLNENRLEELPADYAENMRPGGTTWWPVRVVIAAQQLHGDEVVGRLYTALGTRFHNEGLGVNRDSIAAALADADLPAELIEFADKDTYDAQLRASHKEGIDKVGQDVGTPVIAVPGSDGEQIAFFGPVVTPAPKGEEAARLWDGALAVASVPGFYEIKRTRTKGPDFSNL
- the pepN gene encoding aminopeptidase N, producing MPGENLSRDEARERAALLSVDGYDVSLDLRSAVGGDEGPQGRAGAPRTFRSVTTIRFRCNEPGAASFADLIAPSVTSVSLNGRDLDPGEVFDGARIALEDLAAENELVVDAQCAYSRTGEGMHRFVDPEDGEVYLYTQYEPADARRVFANFEQPDLKAPYRFEVQAPEGWTVWSNGAGERVDGVWRFAETKPISTYITCVVAGPYHYVTDSYTRTFEDGSKLEIPLGAMCRKGLAPHFDADDVFLITRQGLDFFHDHFDYPYPFGKYDQAFVPEYNLGAMENPGLVTFREEYIFRGKVTQASYEARANVILHEMAHMWFGDLVTMEWWDDLWLKESFADFMGSFASVGATRFTDAWITFANRRKAWAYRADQLPSTHPITADIRDLEDAKLNFDGITYAKGASVLKQLGAYVGQEAFLEGARRYFKRHAYGNTRLGDLLSVLGETSGRDMSAWTRAWLQTAGVNSLTPQVLLDPASGRITELAVVQEAPESHPEERPHRVAVGLYRRTPEGLLERYARVETDVEGPRTVVAEVAGAEAPELVLVNDDDLTYCKIRFDETSLATLREHLGALTDPLARALCWSALWNMTRDALLPTRDFIALVLRFAGRESDIGVLQMLHAWAESALVHYAAPEWRERGGALLAQGAERELYDAEPGSEHQLAWARFYARVADGPDGLALLRGLLDGTSGIDGLEVDQELRWAFLEPLTAHGAADESVLAAELARDDTASGKRHHVRCLAARPSAAVKAQAWAQVVESDALSNALVEATIAGFDQASQRELTAPYAEKYFAVIERVWRERSIQIGMDVVRGLYPAHQDRPETVEATDEWLAAHQDAAPALRRLVLEARDDLARALRAQACDASAGTR
- a CDS encoding SGNH/GDSL hydrolase family protein, whose protein sequence is MRQSRTAAGASCLVLATALLTGLTGPATAQGTPRTATVGYVALGDSYSSGVGAGDYLPGRTECKRSSRAYPVLWAAAHHVESFAFPACNGARTKDVLSGQLDPLGPPTRLVSLTVGGSDAGFSSVMTICALGGTSRCLAAVDRARAIMDDSLPRDLDRLYSAIRDRAPGAHVVVLGYPHLYHLRGTCRTGLEDTARAAVDSAVDHLDTVIAKRSADHGFTFADVRSAFTGHEICSPSPWLHSVELLRITESYHPTAPGQSRGYLPALDRVS
- a CDS encoding glycosyltransferase, which codes for MLSVYEGFFSGGARIVHSDVVLGLAEGGQSHQVLSIHGEVRREATRQRMEDDACYRALTASGVGVTSLGRSAGLVDGSLAANVFSGPELAETARAMAGAEVILSLKEQPLALLNQGGLPRRPVVVCLHRSDPENQGPALEELKAAIADGTVVACVCCAESTRAAYEAAGIPAHLLHVIPNGVDLLRFCPDPAARLAFRASLGIPAAAPVVVFAARYAAMKNVSLLLAAARAWLAREGGGHVVLCGAGMTPGNSELRADLADAFADAPSLTDRVHLLGVRQDMPAVYAGADVVALTSVSGEAAPLCLIEGMMCGAVPVTTDVGDSASIVEGLGFVTPPDPAAIALAWTAALASRTDLQPALELSRERFSRTRMIAAYATLLDEVYAAHVGGRRIVAQHAAGDAVAPSAVPEDDGARYALAGEPGLLQSPLLGDVHGLEEAADEL
- a CDS encoding serine hydrolase domain-containing protein, producing the protein MRVRTTLVGATALLVSAALAAPAASAAQGGGHLATRRAVEAAVAAGVPGVTATAEDTHGAWSTTAGVGDLRTGRPRSTADRYRIASITKTFVATVLLQLEAEHRISLDDTVERWLPGVVHGNGNDGRRITVRRLLNHTSGIHDYLADADFQRTYFTEAGFLEHRYDTVGARDLVAIAMRHKPDFAPGTSWNYSNTNYVLAGMVIEKVTGRPYAAEIERRIIGRLRLTATSVPGTKVALPWPSSRAYSKFTDPDGPTYDVTTLNPSFASSAGEMISDSADLDRFYSALLGGKLLPPRQLKEMKTTVDTRIAPNVRYGLGLMDTRLTCGVHVWGHTGGIHGSASEAATTQDGRHSVAVNFNGDWSGETAPVLEGEFC